One genomic region from Ovis canadensis isolate MfBH-ARS-UI-01 breed Bighorn chromosome 6, ARS-UI_OviCan_v2, whole genome shotgun sequence encodes:
- the TLR1 gene encoding toll-like receptor 1 isoform X3, whose protein sequence is MINHFSDFKSRAQNLSLLVKKSKLVTFCSAEWPTFDVGWPQEGTFNPQIIQAIKERVLTPSPAGHPDQTPYILVCQDLVRNPLEWLKPFVLAPPKPPHPSSPTPTSPSPQVLVMKASEEKEGKKDENRPKPVFQESSLYPNLIDLETELFPPPYADPHPPLLPQVPQVSSGKARRRTEPSAHPREGGPAQGTRGKTREMASVVEEDPEVPSSTVHTFPVRVGPAREGGERTYQYWPFSTSDLYNWKTQTPSFSEKPQGLIDLLESILFTHNPTWDDCQQLLQVLFTTEEHERILSEARENVPEVDGRPTIQPNLIEEGFPLVRPNWDFERAEGQRYRALGALQPRKPSCFSRAGRL, encoded by the exons atgattaaccacttctctgatttcaaatctagagctcagaatctttcgttactggtaaagaagagcaaactggtgactttctgttccgccgagtggcccacctttgacgtcggatggccacaagagggaaccttcaatccccaaattatccaggcaaTTAAAGAGAGGGTGCTTACTCCTAGTCCTGCCGGGCACCCAGATcagactccctacattctggtctgTCAGGATCTAGTGAGAAACCCGCTGGAATGGCTTAAACCCTTTGTTCTCGCTCCTCCTAAACCTCCCCAtccctcttccccaactccaACCTCGCCAAGCCCACAGGTGCTAGTCATGAAGGCTtccgaagaaaaagaaggaaaaaaggacgaGAATCGACCAAAGCCGGTCTTCcaggaatcttctctgtatcctaatcTGATAGATCTGGAGACCGAATTGTTCCCACCCCCGTATGCGGATCCACATccgcccttgcttccacaggttccacaggtttcatcgggaAAAGCCAGGAGGAGAACCGAGCCTTCAGCTCATCCCAGAGAAGGGGGCCCCGCCCAGGGAACTCggggaaaaacaagagaaatggccAGCGTAGTGGAAGAAGACCCAGAagtcccctcctccactgttcacACATTTCCTGTCCGGGTGggaccagccagagagggtggagagcggacatatcagtattggcccttctccactagtgatctgtacaattggaaaacccaaactccctccttctctgaaaaaccacagggtcttattgatcttttagagtctatcctttttactcacaatcccacttgggatgattgtcagcaactgttacaggtgctTTTCACTACAGAGGAGCACGAGCGGATCCTGTCAGAAGCTCGGGAGAATGTGCCAgaggtggatgggaggcccacaatacagcctaacctcattgaggaggggttccccttggtgcgacccaactgggacttcgaacGTGCTGAAG gtcaacggtatcgggccttgggtgcattgcaaccacgtaagcccagctgcttcagcagagcaggaagacTCTAA
- the TLR1 gene encoding toll-like receptor 1 isoform X4: MRPWTKTSRLDPVAAGWPPCLRIIAATALLVHDADKLTYGQRLLVYTPHAIERVLKQPPGENSPLHDCDEILAGVTAMRRDLTDTPLDNSELKWFTDGSSYVKDGQRRAGAAVVDDSGQTIWAEALPLDTSAQKAELIALIQALERAKGKKITIFTDSRYAFGTVHIQGPIYRERGVLTAEGKEIKNLPEIRRLLEAVQMPRAVSIVHLPGHQKGNSPTARGNRAADLAARKVADEDFITPVFAIGLPPPGMGTLPPTPEYSSTDFAWIQKHTNLQKDKDGWYQDSDGYLILPAQLGQQLCEHLHLSTHLGEKKTDALSNCTPAISPALDNCKEHSACL; this comes from the exons atgaggccctggacgaagacctcc agactggacccagtggcagccggatggccaccttgtCTCCGTATCATCGCTGCCACCGcgctcttagtccacgatgctgataaactgacttatggacagagactcttggtctacactcctcatgccatagagagagttttaaagcaacccccag gagaaaatagccccctccatgattgtgatgagatactggctggggtaacagcaatgcgaagggacttaaccgatactccactggataacagtgagctaaaatggttcacagatggcagtagttatgtaaaagatggacagagacgggcgggagccgcagtagtagatgactctggacagaccatatgggcagaggcccttcccctggatacctcagcacaaaaggcagagttaattgccctgattcaagcattagagagagccaaaggaaaaaaaataactattttcactgacagtcgctatgcttttggcacggtacacatccagggcccgatatatcgggaacggggggttttgacagctgaaggaaaagaaattaaaaacttgcctgaaatccgtagacttttagaggctgtacagatgcctcgggctgtgtcaatagtacacttacctggacatcagaagggtaacagccccacggcacgagggaatcgtgccgcagacctggcagctcgaaaagtagctgatgaagatttcatcacccctgtatttgcgatcggacttccacctccaggtatgggaactctgcccccaacccctgagtattcatccacagactttgcttggatccaaaaacacaccaaccttcaaaaagataaagatggatggtaccaagactcagacggctacttgatactccctgctcagttgggacagcaactatgtgagcatttgcacttgtctactcatctgggagaaaagaagactgatgctctttcaaactgcacgcctgcgatttccccggcactagacaactgtaaagaacatagtgcatgcttgtaa